The proteins below are encoded in one region of Paenibacillus sp. YYML68:
- a CDS encoding DUF1501 domain-containing protein → MKINRRQFLAGGTAFVAALTAGAWSLSNGTWLPKAQGGQAHAASGSASGRQPVLVILQLAGGNDGLNTVIPYGQGAYFDARPTLAYAEKDVLALNGGLGLHPSLTGLKKRWDEGKLAIVQGTGYPQPNRSHFRSKDIWQTAVAERVETSGWIGRYMQTELAADPNPLKAIEIGKLSSKALKSGQVSAPLLQSIETYQWLNPNTSSEEKNRLARAFQSMYGLQLTNTKIRVTADRGADAYASVEAIQSLSSKYQETVTYPDTAFAADLQLIVKLLSSGAGTRVFWAELDGFDDHADERGQHADLLKEYDEAVSAFYDDLQSHGLADDVVVMTYSEFGRRVKENGSGGTDHGAAAPVFVLGGRVKGGLYGEYPSLTRLDSNGDLTYNVDFRSIYASMLDDWLGADSKDVLGARYETIKLFT, encoded by the coding sequence ATGAAAATCAATCGAAGACAATTTCTCGCAGGCGGCACGGCGTTCGTGGCAGCGTTGACGGCGGGAGCGTGGTCGCTCTCGAACGGAACGTGGCTGCCGAAGGCGCAAGGCGGGCAGGCGCATGCGGCGTCAGGCTCGGCGTCGGGCCGCCAGCCCGTGCTCGTCATCCTGCAGCTTGCCGGAGGCAATGACGGGCTGAATACGGTCATCCCTTATGGACAGGGCGCCTACTTCGACGCCAGGCCCACGCTCGCTTACGCGGAGAAGGACGTGCTCGCGCTCAATGGCGGACTCGGCCTCCATCCGAGCTTAACTGGACTCAAGAAACGCTGGGACGAGGGCAAGCTCGCGATCGTACAGGGGACAGGGTATCCGCAGCCGAACCGGTCGCATTTTCGCTCGAAGGACATCTGGCAGACGGCGGTCGCCGAGCGGGTCGAGACGAGCGGCTGGATCGGACGCTACATGCAGACGGAGCTCGCGGCTGACCCGAATCCGCTGAAGGCGATCGAGATCGGCAAGCTGTCGTCGAAGGCGCTGAAGAGCGGTCAAGTGAGCGCGCCGCTGCTGCAGTCGATTGAGACGTACCAATGGCTGAACCCGAACACGTCCTCTGAGGAGAAAAATCGCCTCGCTCGCGCCTTCCAGTCGATGTACGGCCTGCAGCTGACGAATACGAAGATTCGCGTCACGGCCGACCGCGGGGCGGATGCATACGCGAGCGTCGAGGCGATTCAGTCGCTGTCCTCGAAGTATCAGGAGACGGTGACGTACCCGGACACCGCCTTCGCAGCCGATCTGCAGCTGATCGTGAAGCTGCTGTCTTCGGGGGCGGGCACCCGCGTCTTCTGGGCGGAGCTGGACGGCTTCGACGACCACGCCGACGAGCGCGGCCAGCATGCCGACCTACTGAAGGAGTACGATGAGGCAGTCAGCGCCTTCTATGACGACCTGCAGAGCCACGGTCTGGCTGACGACGTCGTCGTCATGACGTACTCGGAGTTCGGCCGCCGCGTGAAGGAGAACGGCAGCGGGGGAACCGACCACGGCGCAGCTGCGCCGGTGTTCGTGCTGGGGGGCCGCGTGAAGGGCGGCTTGTACGGTGAGTATCCGAGCCTGACGCGGCTCGATTCGAACGGCGACCTCACCTACAACGTCGATTTCCGCTCGATCTACGCCTCGATGCTGGACGATTGGCTCGGCGCCGATTCGAAGGACGTGCTCGGTGCGCGGTACGAGACGATCAAGCTTTTTACATAG